From the Accumulibacter sp. genome, one window contains:
- a CDS encoding Crp/Fnr family transcriptional regulator, protein MNTQVEQTRRGPSLTLLHSIPIFAGVPDSQLEQIAKVAFHRRVARQTTIVRAGDSTDSLYVLISGGAKVLNSDEEGREVILTLLGPGEFFGEMGLIDGSPRSADVVATEACELLVITKGDFKRCLAENFDLCLNIMKSLVQRLREADRNIESLALLDVYGRVAKLLLDFSEEERGQRVIRRRVTKQDIAKMIGASREMVSRVMKDLENRGYFRVEDGRTVILDKRSPASISAQRS, encoded by the coding sequence ATGAACACTCAGGTCGAGCAGACCAGGAGAGGCCCCAGTCTCACCCTGCTGCACAGCATCCCGATTTTTGCCGGAGTCCCCGATTCCCAGCTCGAGCAGATCGCCAAGGTTGCCTTTCACCGCCGGGTCGCGCGCCAGACGACGATCGTTCGTGCCGGCGACAGCACGGACTCCCTCTACGTGCTGATCAGCGGCGGCGCCAAGGTTCTCAACAGTGACGAAGAGGGCCGTGAGGTGATTCTGACCCTGCTTGGCCCCGGTGAGTTCTTTGGCGAAATGGGCCTGATCGACGGCAGCCCACGGTCGGCTGACGTCGTCGCCACCGAAGCCTGCGAGCTGCTGGTGATCACCAAGGGCGACTTCAAGCGCTGCCTGGCCGAGAACTTCGACCTCTGCCTGAACATCATGAAGAGCCTGGTGCAGCGCTTGCGCGAGGCCGACCGCAACATCGAGAGCCTGGCATTGCTCGACGTGTACGGCCGCGTCGCCAAGCTGTTGCTCGATTTCTCCGAGGAAGAGCGTGGGCAGCGCGTCATCCGGCGCCGGGTGACCAAGCAGGACATCGCCAAGATGATCGGCGCCTCGCGCGAAATGGTCAGTCGCGTCATGAAGGACCTCGAGAACCGGGGCTACTTTCGTGTCGAGGACGGTCGCACGGTCATTCTCGACAAGCGATCGCCCGCTTCGATCAGCGCCCAGCGCTCCTGA